DNA from Sphingomonas psychrotolerans:
GGTACTCGTCGACAGCTATTTCGATTTTGCCACCGCCAATCGCAACCTGTGGATGGCGATCTACGACCATCGGCTGCCGGAAGGCGCGCCTTTCCCCGATCGCTACGCCCAGGATCGCCGCAGGTTGACCATTATCGTCGAGCAGGAGATCGCTCGCGTGCTGCCGCCGGATCGCGAGGACCTTGCCCCTCCGCTGGCGCGCTCGCTGCTAGCGACGGTGCACGGACACTGCGTTTTCCTATTGAACGGCACTTTCGCGCTGCTCGAAGAAGAGCATCCACGCGAGGCTGCGCTAGCTCGCGCGCGCGAAGCGCTTGAGGCCGCGCGTAGTGGATCGCCGGCCGATACTGGCCGCTTTTAGCGTTTTCCACCGCACGACCGAACGACTGGAAGTGGGCGCAAAGCTGCCGTTCGTCAGCGACTCACCTTACTACAGGAGACTCACCGGTGTCCGGGGTCCAGATTTAGGTAGACAGTTCGCGCAAGTCCGCACGGAGCCGCCGCTAACTACCGTCGATATTATGACCGAGATTATGACCGAACTGCGATTCTCGCGAAAAAAGCAATAAAATCAATGGCGGCTGGTGGAGCTGAGGGGAATCGAACCCCTGACCTCTGCAGTGCGATTGCAGCGCTCTCCCATCTGAGCTACAGCCCCGCCGCTGGTCCCCGGCGTGCCGGGAGGCGCATCCATTAGCGAGACGCTTTCTTCGATGCAACTGCGTTGAGGCGCGGAGGATGGATGGCTGCGCGCGCGGAACAGCCTTCAGATCCGATGAAAATGGCGGCACCGAACCTGTCCTTCGCACGCTGGATCCTGCGTCTGGCGCAGGATCCCCGAGGTCCTTCTTTGGGCTCAGCCCCAAGGAAGGCAGCCACTGCCGCGCGGAACGCCGCGGGCTGATCGAGCATGACGAAGTGCGCGAAATCGCCAATCCCGGTATAAGTGGCGTGCGGAAGCGCAGCATATTGACTGCGAAGAACACATCCGCGCGGTCCTGGCGCGGATATTGGTCGTTCCATGCGTAAACGAGAGTCACCGGGCACGAATCGCCTTGAGCTCAGGACGCGTATCGGTGGTCAGGTCTGGCTGTTCAGATCGGCGACGATTCCCTCCAGCAATCCCGGCTTCAGGTTGGCGGGTGGATCGTCACCGCTGAAGCCGTTGACCTGCACCAGGCCAGATGCTGCTGGCTCCATGCGCGCTCGGCGCGCAGCACGCGGAGGTGATTGTTCATGCGCCGCGCGCCGCAAGATGATCGCGCAAACCGATCCCGCATTGCGCCGGGCCCCACGAGGCGCACCACAGCGGAAACGCCATGAGGATCAGATCGGAATTGTAGACCGTGGCGACCGACAACAGAACGCCGGTGCCGGACACATGCAGCTGGCAATCACTCGTCGGTCTCCTCGACGAGGTAGCCCCCTCACTGCGATCGCACCGACGATCGGCAAGGCGGGCTACATTTACATTTAGCAAAGTTAGCCCGACAGTTTGTCCACCATGCTTTGCGCCAGCAGACTGAGCGTGTCGTCGCGCGCGCCCATCACGACGACGCGGTCGCCCGACCGCGCCTGCGCGACCAGATGCGCGGCGGCGGCCTCGCGATCGGGGATGTGAAGCGCACGCTTGCCGGTGGCGGCGACATCCGCGACGATGTCCGCGCTGGTCACTTCGCGGGTGACCGTGCCGCCCTGGTAGACCGGATCGGGCAGCACGAGCAGATCGTCCTTCGTCAGCTTCGATGCGAACATCGCCACCAGTTCGCTGCGCATCACCTTGAGCGGGCCATATCCGTGCGGCTGGAACAGCAGCAGCAGCCGGCCGGGAAAGGCGTGGAGCGTCTCGAGCGTGGCCGCGATCTTGTCGGGGTTGTGCCCGAAATCGTCGATCACCACGACACCACCGACCTCACCGACCAGTTCGAAGCGGCGCTTGAGCCCGGTGAAGTCCGCGATCGCCCGGACAGCCTTCTCCAGCGGCACGCCCGCCGCTTGGGCCGCAGCGAGCGCTGCCAGCGCGTTGGACACATTGTGCCGTCCCGGCACCTGCAACGTGACCCGCACCGGCGCGGCGCCTTTCGCGTGCAGATCGAACGTCACGCCGGAGCGCCGCTGCTCGATGTCGCGCGCGACCAGATCGGCGTCGCCTTCGATCGCAAAGGTGACCAGCCGGTCGGCGGGCAAGGTCATGGCCAGCGCCGCGCCTTCTCCATTGTCGAGATTGACCACCGCAGTGCCGGCCTTGGCGATGAAGGCCCCGAACAGCGCGATCAACTGCGTCATTGGCATGTGATCGAGGCTGACATTGTTGAGCACGGCGACCTTGGGCCAATAAAGTGCGATCGAACCGTCGCTCTCGTCGACTTCGCTGACATAGGCGTCGCCCGCGCCGACCAGCGCGCTCGCGAACAGGGCTTGCGGAGAGACAAAGTTCTTCATCACCGCGCCGTTCATCACCGTCGGGTCGCGCCCGCAGGCGTGGAGGATCCAGCCGATCATGCCCGTGACAGTGGATTTGCCGCTCGTGCCGGCCACGCCGATCGATTGCGGCGCGGCGTTGAACAAAGCCGCGTTGAGTTCAGCGCGAGTCATCTGCGCATTGCCGAGTGCGGCGGCGCGAACCATGTCGGGCACGCTCGCCTCGATCGCGGCGGAGGCCACCACGACCTGCCCGGGCGAGACGATCCCGCTGCCGTCCTGCGGGAACAGCCCGACGCCACGGCGCTTCAGATCGTCGAACTTGGCGGGCAGCCGGCCGGCATCGAGGCTGCGATCCGACCCGGCGACGGTCGCGCCCTGCCCGGCGAGGATCATCGCGAGGGGCATCATTCCCGACCCGCCGATGCCAACGAAGAAGTAAGATTTGCCGTCCTGCATGGCGTCGCGCTATCGGCGGTTTGAACGCAAGGGGCAAGCGCATGCGCATCGGAGTGGTAGCACCGGCACGGACCGTCAGCAGCGAATCCTCGCTGCGGCTGGCGGCGTTCATGGCGCTCATCTACCCCGATCACGACATCGTGTTTCACCCGCAATGCTATCTCGAGGAGGGCCATTTCGCCGGCTCCGATGCCGTGCGCGCGGCGGCGTTCCTCGAATTCGCCAACGATCCGGCGTTCGACGCGATCTGGTTCGCCCGTGGCGGTTATGGCTCGAACCGGATCCTCGACACGGTGATGCCCCAGCTCAACGCCGCGGCGGGGCGCAAGACCTATATGGGCTTTTCCGACATGGGCTTCCTGCTCGGCGCGCTCTACGCCCGGCGGATCGGGCGTCCGGTCCATGCCTCGATGGCGAGCAGCCTCGGCAAGAACGACACCGGCGAAGCCGCGGGCTGGGCGCTGGGCTGGCTGATCGACAAGGATCGCCGCGCGCTCGAACCCAGCCTTGCCGACGGGCGTCCCGCGGCCGCCTTCAACCTCGCGATCCTGACCACGATGATCGGCACGCCGTGGCTGCCCGACCTCACTGATCACGTGCTGATGATCGAGGAAGTCGACGAGCCGCTCTACCGGATCGACCGGATGCTGTTTCAGATGGCGCATGCCACCCAGCTCAAGGGCATCGCCGGGGTGCGGCTCGGCGCGGTCACCTCGGTGGTCGACAACGGCAATGATTTTGGCGAGACGATCGAGCAGATCATCACGCGCTGGTGCCGCGACATGAAGGTCCCGTATCTCGGCCGCGCCGAGATCGGCCATGTCGAATTGAACCGGGTGGTGCCGTTTGGCGTCGCCTAGGGAGCAGTCATCCGCCTCGTGACAGGGCGACTCGATCGCGCCGCTAAAGAGGGGCTTCGGTGCGCGCCCAAAGCGGGTTTGACCGGCCTTAGCTTGACTCAGTTCACGGAAACGCGATTCATCTCGTAACATTCTCTCGCGATGCGGTGCGTTGCCGTGCTGTCAAAGAGCGGCGGGACGAGTCCCGTCGAGACGAACCAAGCAAGCGAAATCCTACATTGCAAGGGCTTTGGCGCCCGGCCGATGCTCGCGGAGAGGCCCCCTCCACCACTTCGTAGTCCCCTCCCCCGCTTCGCGAGGGAGGATTTCAGCGAATGGCTCCGTTCTTCACCGGTACCCCGAAATCGGGCGTCCCGTCGGCGCGGTAATGCACCGGCTGGACCCGCGCATGCCGGTTGGGATCGAACAGCGGATCGCCCTTGATCTCGCGATAATCGCGTCCGTGATAGACCAGCAGGTCGCGGCCATGCTCGTCGACGACGAAGCTGTTATGCCCCGGGCCGAACACCTTGTTCGCCTCCGCCGTCGCGAACACCGGCACCGGCGCTTTACGCCACGACGCCGGGTTCATGATGTCGGCATCGGCGTCCGCAGTCAGCATCCCCATGCAATAGCGCGCATCGGTGGCGCTCGCCGAATAGGTCAGGAACAGCTTGCCGTTCCGCACGAGCAGCGCCGGCCCCTCCGCGACCTTGAACCCCTGCACTTCCCAATCGAGCGTCGGCACCGTCAGCCGCGCGGGCGGCGCAGCAAGCGTCGTCGGCGTCTTCAGCGGTGCCAGATAGAGGTTGGAGTTGGTCTCGATCCCCGGCTCGCGCTGCGCCCAGCAGATGTAGCGGACGCCACTATGCTCGAAAATCGTGCTGTCGAGAGTGAAGGTGTCCCACGGCGTCTCGAACTGGCCGAGCAGCGACCAGTCGGTGGTGAGCGGGTTCGCGCCACGGCCCTGGAGGACATAGGTGCGGATATGGAATTTGTCGTCGCCATTGCCCGCGGCGAAGTAGAAATGCCACGCGCCGTCGAAATGATGGATCTCCGGTGCCCAGATATAGCCGGCCATCTTGCCACTGGCCGGCCGGCGCCAGATCACCGTCTCCGGTGCGTCCTTGAGCCCCGCCACAGTCCGCGCGCGGCGCAGCACGATCCGGTCGTATTCGGGGACGGAAGCCGTGAAGTAGAACCAGCCATCATGGCGCAGGATCTGCGGGTCCGCTCGCTGGAGGATCAGGGGGTTGGTGATCTTCGCCTCCTTCGCCTGCGCGATGCCGGGCATTACCGCCCCGATGGTGACCGCCGCGCCTCCCGCGATCAATGCGCGCCGATTGATGATGTGGTTCCGCATGACATTCCTCAACCTGATCGGCTCGCGTCGCGCAAGTACAATCCTCAGACTATTCGCCTGAACTGGCCCTGAGCGCGCGCCTTGCCTATATCGCGCCTGCGCGGGCATAAGCCGCGCTCCTGACCCTTTTTCGAAAGAGATCCCGTGTCCGAGATGTTCCGTATCACGCTGCCCGACGGTTCCGTCCGTGAGGTAGCCCCGGGGACTACCCCGGCGGACATCGCCGCGGCGATCGGTCCGGGGCTCGCCAAGGCAGCCTTGGCCGCACGGGTCGACGGCGAATTGCGCGACATCGGCCGCCCGTTCGAAGGCGATTCGAAGCTCGCTTTGGTCACGTCGCGCGACGAGAAGGACGCGCTCGAGCTCGCGCGCCACGATTATGCGCACATCCTCGCGGAAGCGGTGCAGCATCTCTTCCCGGGCACGCAGATCACCTTCGGCCCGTCGACCGATGACGGCTTCTATTACGACTTCGCGCCGAAGGACCGCCCCTTCACCGAGGAGGATCTGCCCGCGATCGAAGCCGAGATGCGCAGGATCATCGCCGCGGACGAGCCACTGATCCGCGAAGTCTGGTCGCGTGCCGACCTGATCGCGCGCTGGACCGCGCAGGGCGAGACCTTCAAGGCCGAATGGGCGCAGGAGCTTCCCGAAGGCGAAGAGCTGACGGTGTACCGCGCCGGCAAGGGCGAAGACGCGTGGCTCGACATGTGCCGCGGCCCGCATTTGGCCTCCACCGGCAAGGTCGATCCTAACGCGTTCAAGCTGACGCGCGTCTCGGGCGCCTATTGGCGCGGCGATCAGAAGAACGCGATGCTGAGCCGCATCTACGGCACCGGCTGGCTCAACAAGAAGCAGCTCGACGAGCACATGATGCGGCTCGAAGAGGCCGCCAAGCGCGACCACCGCAAGCTCGGCCAGGAGATGGACCTGTT
Protein-coding regions in this window:
- a CDS encoding TetR/AcrR family transcriptional regulator, which translates into the protein MIAAGHALLAEKGYAAFSAREVAKRVGYSVGTLYNVFDTHDDLMLAINTRTFLEWAAAIAARLETAGEDRIAVLVDSYFDFATANRNLWMAIYDHRLPEGAPFPDRYAQDRRRLTIIVEQEIARVLPPDREDLAPPLARSLLATVHGHCVFLLNGTFALLEEEHPREAALARAREALEAARSGSPADTGRF
- a CDS encoding glycoside hydrolase family 43 protein, which produces MRNHIINRRALIAGGAAVTIGAVMPGIAQAKEAKITNPLILQRADPQILRHDGWFYFTASVPEYDRIVLRRARTVAGLKDAPETVIWRRPASGKMAGYIWAPEIHHFDGAWHFYFAAGNGDDKFHIRTYVLQGRGANPLTTDWSLLGQFETPWDTFTLDSTIFEHSGVRYICWAQREPGIETNSNLYLAPLKTPTTLAAPPARLTVPTLDWEVQGFKVAEGPALLVRNGKLFLTYSASATDARYCMGMLTADADADIMNPASWRKAPVPVFATAEANKVFGPGHNSFVVDEHGRDLLVYHGRDYREIKGDPLFDPNRHARVQPVHYRADGTPDFGVPVKNGAIR
- a CDS encoding LD-carboxypeptidase, with translation MRIGVVAPARTVSSESSLRLAAFMALIYPDHDIVFHPQCYLEEGHFAGSDAVRAAAFLEFANDPAFDAIWFARGGYGSNRILDTVMPQLNAAAGRKTYMGFSDMGFLLGALYARRIGRPVHASMASSLGKNDTGEAAGWALGWLIDKDRRALEPSLADGRPAAAFNLAILTTMIGTPWLPDLTDHVLMIEEVDEPLYRIDRMLFQMAHATQLKGIAGVRLGAVTSVVDNGNDFGETIEQIITRWCRDMKVPYLGRAEIGHVELNRVVPFGVA
- a CDS encoding glutamate ligase domain-containing protein; this translates as MQDGKSYFFVGIGGSGMMPLAMILAGQGATVAGSDRSLDAGRLPAKFDDLKRRGVGLFPQDGSGIVSPGQVVVASAAIEASVPDMVRAAALGNAQMTRAELNAALFNAAPQSIGVAGTSGKSTVTGMIGWILHACGRDPTVMNGAVMKNFVSPQALFASALVGAGDAYVSEVDESDGSIALYWPKVAVLNNVSLDHMPMTQLIALFGAFIAKAGTAVVNLDNGEGAALAMTLPADRLVTFAIEGDADLVARDIEQRRSGVTFDLHAKGAAPVRVTLQVPGRHNVSNALAALAAAQAAGVPLEKAVRAIADFTGLKRRFELVGEVGGVVVIDDFGHNPDKIAATLETLHAFPGRLLLLFQPHGYGPLKVMRSELVAMFASKLTKDDLLVLPDPVYQGGTVTREVTSADIVADVAATGKRALHIPDREAAAAHLVAQARSGDRVVVMGARDDTLSLLAQSMVDKLSG